A region from the Tahibacter amnicola genome encodes:
- a CDS encoding ABC transporter ATP-binding protein has translation MSDPIIRVTSLHKRYRTDRLETTALEGVSFEIQRGEFVAVMGPSGCGKSTLLNVLGLLDRADGGSYQLEGNETVGGSEDHRTGLRKKYIGFIFQSFNLIDELTVRANVELGVYYHGIRGKEASRMADEALEKLGLSARGDHMPSQLSGGQQQRAAIARAIVNRPKLLLADEPTGNLDSRNREEVLEILSTLNAQGSTIVMVTHSDDDASRAGRIVRLRDGQLHASS, from the coding sequence ATGTCCGATCCCATCATTCGCGTCACGTCGCTGCACAAGCGCTACCGTACCGACCGGCTCGAAACAACGGCGCTCGAAGGCGTTTCTTTCGAGATCCAACGAGGCGAGTTCGTCGCGGTGATGGGGCCTTCCGGTTGCGGCAAGTCGACCCTGCTCAATGTCCTGGGCCTGCTCGACCGCGCCGACGGTGGCAGCTACCAGCTGGAGGGCAATGAAACCGTCGGTGGCAGCGAAGACCATCGCACTGGTTTGCGTAAAAAGTACATTGGTTTTATTTTCCAGAGTTTCAACCTGATCGACGAACTGACGGTTCGCGCCAACGTCGAGCTGGGCGTGTACTACCACGGCATCCGTGGCAAGGAGGCCTCGCGCATGGCCGATGAGGCGCTCGAAAAGCTCGGCCTGAGCGCGCGCGGCGATCACATGCCCTCACAGCTCTCCGGTGGCCAGCAACAGCGCGCCGCCATTGCGCGCGCAATCGTCAATCGTCCGAAACTCCTGCTGGCAGACGAACCAACCGGCAACCTGGACTCGCGCAATCGCGAAGAAGTGCTGGAGATCCTGTCCACGCTGAACGCGCAGGGTTCCACCATCGTGATGGTCACGCATTCTGACGATGATGCCAGCCGGGCAGGGCGGATCGTCCGTCTGCGCGACGGGCAGCTGCACGCGTCGAGCTGA
- a CDS encoding ABC transporter permease codes for MSALMAPVMMALRASLQQPWTALLKLVGFVIGFVGCILILAFVNYESHYDAWLSQGDRIARVIQIRDVKTGQRSVSPPYPFADAARTDIPGVVATARMQPLRIMLQQGQARFNEVALFVDPAFLQVFDVTIDAGASNPLENPYSAVLSRRAAFKYFGRTDVVGSRLLLGGKQEVTVTAVMPNWRADSHLSPDVLLPLESFFQMAKENGNVDRERITGWDNCQCYPTYLLFDRADRFAAADAALRDTLVRHQGEDYAARLPLFLQHVTDAYLDSNKYRTYLDHAKKGDRVQLLVFLAIAFVLLLISGVNFANLSVAEATRRAKEVGMRRILGATRTDVNGQLIGEALAFATVALVLSFGVAALLISPFASFVARPIAVDTILAPMVIGQVVLAAVLATAVAGSVPALLLSRAEPVALLRESATSDGRLLSGGRLRQIMVMLQILVSTALIVGSLAIYSQIAYVRHLPRGFVMDDKLVVNGEGSHDAFGEISAQLAALPTVTRVSIANALPTTQTPSPQQLLRQGAAPTDARGVVINDIDFGFFSALGVRSVAGRLFDPNFGSDSYRVPDKADEEREVNVVVNQAAAAELGFASPDLALDQVVRAADKNQAALAMRIVGVVENIRYGSPKEAVQPMVYRARVDWNVNRHEPRFFLVSSTDPGNPQLQENVRQLWIRLVPGFVSDATPMTTRLTGQLRGEQQQFRMVLMFTGAALLISVLGVLGLAAFVMRRRAKELAVRRVVGASPLQIAQLVSMQQMRHILVAVVLSLPLSYWMILRWLQNFDLRVPVSWSWFAGGALLSLCCAFLLLLAFTARVAAASPVRYLKDS; via the coding sequence ATGTCCGCATTGATGGCCCCGGTCATGATGGCGCTGCGCGCTTCGTTGCAGCAGCCCTGGACCGCGCTGCTGAAACTGGTGGGGTTCGTGATCGGCTTTGTCGGTTGCATCCTGATCCTTGCCTTCGTCAACTACGAATCGCACTACGACGCCTGGCTGAGCCAGGGCGACCGGATTGCGCGCGTCATCCAGATTCGCGATGTGAAAACGGGCCAGCGCTCGGTCAGCCCGCCGTACCCCTTCGCCGACGCCGCGCGCACGGACATCCCCGGCGTCGTCGCGACGGCGCGGATGCAGCCGTTGCGCATCATGCTTCAGCAGGGACAGGCGCGCTTCAATGAAGTCGCCCTGTTTGTCGACCCTGCGTTTCTGCAGGTGTTTGACGTCACGATCGACGCGGGTGCCAGCAATCCGCTGGAGAACCCCTATTCGGCGGTGCTGTCGCGGCGTGCCGCGTTCAAGTATTTCGGCCGTACCGATGTCGTGGGCAGCCGCTTGCTGCTGGGGGGCAAGCAGGAAGTGACGGTCACGGCCGTTATGCCGAACTGGCGCGCGGACTCGCACCTGTCGCCGGATGTGCTCCTGCCGTTGGAATCGTTCTTCCAGATGGCCAAGGAGAACGGCAACGTCGACCGCGAACGCATCACTGGCTGGGACAATTGCCAGTGCTATCCGACGTATCTGCTGTTTGACCGGGCCGACCGGTTCGCCGCAGCCGATGCCGCGCTGCGCGATACCCTGGTGCGCCACCAGGGCGAGGACTATGCCGCGCGACTGCCGCTTTTTCTGCAGCACGTGACCGACGCGTACCTGGACTCGAACAAGTACCGCACCTATCTGGACCACGCGAAGAAGGGCGATCGCGTACAGCTGCTCGTATTCCTCGCAATCGCCTTCGTATTGCTACTGATATCGGGCGTGAATTTCGCCAACCTCAGCGTGGCCGAGGCTACCCGCCGCGCCAAGGAAGTCGGAATGCGCCGGATTCTGGGCGCCACGCGCACCGACGTGAACGGACAGCTGATCGGTGAAGCCCTGGCATTTGCGACCGTCGCGCTCGTTCTCAGCTTTGGCGTCGCGGCCTTGCTGATCTCGCCATTTGCGTCATTTGTGGCGCGCCCCATTGCCGTCGATACGATTCTGGCGCCGATGGTCATCGGCCAGGTGGTGCTTGCCGCTGTGCTTGCAACGGCGGTGGCCGGCAGCGTTCCGGCGTTGCTGCTGTCCCGCGCCGAGCCCGTGGCGCTGCTGCGCGAGAGTGCGACGTCCGATGGACGCCTGCTCTCCGGCGGGCGCCTTCGCCAGATCATGGTGATGCTGCAGATCCTGGTGTCCACGGCGCTGATCGTGGGCTCGCTCGCGATCTATTCGCAGATTGCCTATGTGCGCCACCTGCCGCGCGGCTTTGTCATGGACGACAAGCTCGTCGTCAATGGCGAAGGTAGTCACGACGCCTTCGGCGAAATCAGCGCGCAGCTGGCGGCGTTGCCCACGGTGACGCGGGTGTCGATCGCCAACGCGCTACCCACCACGCAGACGCCCTCGCCACAGCAGTTGCTGCGCCAGGGCGCGGCGCCTACGGATGCGCGCGGTGTGGTGATCAACGACATCGACTTCGGATTCTTCAGTGCATTGGGCGTCAGGTCGGTTGCCGGACGCCTGTTCGATCCGAACTTCGGCTCCGACAGCTATCGCGTTCCCGACAAGGCTGACGAGGAGCGTGAGGTGAACGTGGTGGTGAACCAGGCCGCCGCGGCAGAACTGGGTTTTGCATCGCCCGACTTGGCCCTGGACCAGGTTGTCCGTGCCGCCGACAAGAACCAGGCTGCCCTGGCCATGCGCATCGTCGGCGTAGTGGAGAATATCCGCTACGGCAGCCCGAAGGAGGCTGTCCAGCCGATGGTCTACCGGGCGCGCGTCGACTGGAACGTCAACCGGCACGAGCCGCGTTTCTTCCTGGTGTCGTCGACGGATCCGGGCAACCCGCAGTTGCAGGAGAACGTGCGCCAGCTCTGGATCCGTCTGGTGCCCGGCTTCGTCAGCGATGCCACGCCGATGACGACTCGCCTGACCGGCCAGTTGCGCGGCGAGCAGCAGCAGTTCCGCATGGTGCTGATGTTCACGGGGGCAGCGCTGCTGATTTCCGTTCTGGGTGTGCTGGGCCTGGCGGCGTTCGTCATGCGCCGCCGCGCCAAGGAGCTGGCCGTGCGCCGCGTGGTCGGCGCATCGCCGTTGCAGATTGCGCAGCTGGTGTCGATGCAGCAGATGCGGCACATCCTGGTCGCCGTGGTGCTGAGCCTGCCCTTGTCGTACTGGATGATCCTGCGCTGGCTGCAGAATTTCGACCTGCGCGTGCCGGTGTCGTGGTCCTGGTTTGCCGGAGGCGCCCTGCTGAGCCTGTGCTGCGCCTTTCTATTGTTGCTGGCGTTTACCGCCCGGGTAGCGGCGGCCAGCCCGGTTCGCTACCTCAAAGACAGCTGA
- a CDS encoding efflux RND transporter periplasmic adaptor subunit, whose translation MDRPIEVSPARRWRRIAMVVGGVFAALLLVREIRSRSLPGVQKDSISVAQVRQANFEDAVNLRGAIMPETSVVLGASEGGRVEKIHIKEGTAVKKGDLLLEISNTSLQLAVVRGQADLAEQTNLLLGNQISSEQRRLELGRELLAAQTQLDKHRRQLKRLTELRKTGAVSVETLEDAQRNVEQQEQLKKLVEHSLAENLALRSRQERELQSTVSMLHKNIDIAQQVLDRLAVRSPIDGRLTSLKAEVGSTLREGDVIGQIDDESQLKVQANVDEFYIPRLQVAQHATVLYGGKSFPLAVKRIYPQVTNGQFRIDLDFVGEKPADLRMGQSLSLQLQLSNGASALQVASGPYVAQTGGRYVYVYDESRGTAQRRDLKLGRQSESAIEVLSGLKAGEYVITSSYETFGEAAEIRVLN comes from the coding sequence ATGGATAGACCGATTGAAGTGAGCCCGGCGCGTCGTTGGCGTCGCATTGCCATGGTTGTCGGTGGCGTGTTCGCGGCGTTGCTGCTGGTACGCGAAATCCGCAGCCGCAGTTTGCCGGGCGTCCAGAAAGATTCCATCAGTGTCGCCCAGGTGCGCCAGGCCAATTTCGAGGACGCCGTCAATCTGCGCGGCGCCATCATGCCGGAGACCTCGGTCGTGCTGGGTGCCAGCGAAGGCGGCCGCGTGGAGAAGATCCACATCAAGGAAGGCACGGCGGTCAAGAAGGGCGACCTGCTGCTGGAAATCAGCAATACCTCGCTGCAACTGGCCGTGGTGCGCGGCCAGGCCGACCTGGCCGAGCAGACCAACCTCCTGCTCGGAAACCAGATCTCCTCCGAGCAGCGACGCCTGGAACTGGGACGCGAACTGCTCGCCGCGCAGACTCAGCTCGACAAACACCGGCGGCAGCTCAAACGCTTGACCGAACTGCGCAAGACCGGCGCGGTATCGGTGGAAACGCTGGAAGACGCGCAACGCAATGTCGAGCAACAGGAGCAGCTCAAGAAGCTCGTCGAGCATTCGCTGGCCGAGAACCTGGCCTTGCGTTCACGCCAGGAGCGGGAGCTGCAGTCGACTGTGTCCATGCTGCACAAGAACATCGATATCGCCCAACAAGTGCTTGATCGCCTGGCCGTGCGCTCGCCCATCGACGGCCGCCTGACTTCGCTCAAGGCCGAAGTCGGATCGACCCTGCGCGAAGGCGACGTGATCGGTCAGATCGACGACGAATCGCAGCTGAAGGTCCAGGCCAACGTCGATGAGTTCTATATCCCGCGGCTGCAGGTGGCGCAGCACGCGACTGTTCTCTACGGCGGAAAGTCGTTCCCGCTGGCCGTCAAGCGTATTTACCCCCAGGTGACCAACGGCCAGTTTCGCATTGACCTGGATTTCGTCGGCGAGAAGCCGGCTGACCTGCGCATGGGCCAGAGTTTGTCGCTGCAACTGCAGTTGTCCAATGGGGCTTCTGCGTTGCAGGTTGCGTCGGGGCCCTACGTGGCGCAGACCGGCGGTCGCTACGTCTACGTCTACGACGAGAGCCGCGGCACGGCACAACGCCGCGACCTCAAGCTCGGCCGGCAGAGTGAATCGGCCATCGAGGTACTTTCCGGTCTCAAGGCTGGCGAGTACGTCATCACTTCCTCCTACGAAACCTTTGGCGAGGCCGCGGAAATCCGCGTGCTGAACTGA
- a CDS encoding aspartyl/asparaginyl beta-hydroxylase domain-containing protein: protein MTTRLWQTYFRRVDPLLKRFSLIGRGPLWRRDALPWLSKFEEAHETVLAEFQRYLRNGMSMPDKEDLDPGRTSQYGTDRWELLHLLVYGERMPNVAEHFPETVKLAESIAPGMCSIMFSRLPPERKHIPRHRDAENGTLRMHLGLVVPAEGACYIDVGDGRAHWRKGEAFVMDATYEHGVTKEAEAERIVLIVDFYRPVPAWVAWLTHRLYRRHGGKIAKRVLHASYAKRAQQQALVQ, encoded by the coding sequence GTGACGACTCGTTTGTGGCAAACCTATTTCCGGCGTGTCGACCCGCTTCTCAAGCGATTTTCGCTGATCGGACGCGGCCCGTTGTGGCGTCGCGACGCATTGCCCTGGCTGTCGAAATTCGAGGAAGCCCATGAAACGGTGCTGGCGGAATTCCAGCGCTACCTTCGCAACGGCATGAGCATGCCGGACAAGGAAGACCTCGATCCTGGCCGTACGTCGCAGTACGGAACTGATCGCTGGGAGCTGCTGCATCTGCTGGTCTACGGCGAGCGCATGCCCAACGTAGCGGAACATTTTCCCGAAACCGTCAAGCTGGCGGAGTCGATTGCACCGGGCATGTGCAGCATTATGTTTTCGCGGCTTCCGCCCGAGCGGAAGCACATTCCGCGACATCGCGATGCGGAGAACGGCACCCTGCGCATGCACCTGGGCCTGGTCGTACCTGCCGAGGGGGCGTGCTACATCGATGTGGGCGACGGAAGGGCGCACTGGCGCAAAGGCGAGGCGTTCGTGATGGATGCCACCTACGAGCATGGCGTGACCAAGGAAGCCGAGGCTGAGCGCATTGTGCTGATTGTGGATTTTTACCGGCCGGTACCGGCCTGGGTGGCCTGGTTGACGCATCGCCTCTATCGACGCCATGGCGGCAAGATCGCCAAGCGCGTCCTGCACGCGTCCTACGCCAAGCGTGCGCAGCAGCAGGCGCTGGTCCAGTGA
- a CDS encoding aspartyl/asparaginyl beta-hydroxylase domain-containing protein, with protein sequence MLQRIASLYFSYASPWLKRFSPIGSGPVWRRDSLAWLARIEQAHGAISDEFARWLDGGHRVPDKEDLAPGTTSHYGPERWELLHLMLCGERIAPVAPHFPATLAALAVIPDIRTVMFSRLPPERKHIPRHRDGESGTLRMHLGLKVPASGVCQIEIAGQPLAWKVGEAFVMDVGANEHEVRKDADEERIILIVDFLHPLPSWVAWLQRRFYAVHVGLQAKAMMQSAYARLCQASKA encoded by the coding sequence ATGCTGCAGCGTATAGCGTCGCTTTATTTCAGCTACGCCAGCCCCTGGTTGAAACGGTTTTCACCGATCGGCTCAGGGCCCGTCTGGCGCCGCGACTCGCTGGCATGGCTGGCCCGTATCGAACAGGCCCACGGTGCGATCAGCGATGAGTTCGCGCGCTGGCTCGATGGCGGCCATCGCGTTCCGGACAAGGAAGACCTCGCTCCCGGCACCACGTCCCACTATGGTCCCGAGCGCTGGGAACTGCTGCACCTGATGCTGTGCGGCGAGCGCATCGCACCGGTCGCTCCCCATTTTCCGGCCACGCTGGCCGCGCTGGCGGTAATTCCCGATATCCGCACCGTGATGTTTTCGCGGCTTCCACCGGAGCGCAAGCACATTCCGCGTCACCGGGATGGCGAATCCGGCACGCTGCGGATGCATCTGGGACTGAAAGTGCCGGCGTCGGGCGTGTGCCAGATCGAGATTGCCGGCCAGCCGCTGGCGTGGAAAGTGGGCGAGGCGTTTGTGATGGACGTGGGCGCCAATGAGCACGAAGTACGCAAGGACGCCGACGAGGAACGCATCATCCTGATCGTCGATTTCCTGCATCCGTTGCCTTCGTGGGTCGCGTGGCTGCAGCGCCGCTTTTATGCCGTGCATGTCGGCCTGCAGGCGAAGGCCATGATGCAATCGGCCTACGCGCGTCTGTGCCAGGCGTCCAAGGCATGA
- a CDS encoding MbtH family protein, which yields MDTNTDLLYFAVINHEEQYSIWPADRELPSGWSAVGEAQPREACLDYIEKVWTDMRPLSLRKALGEA from the coding sequence ATGGATACCAACACGGATTTGCTGTATTTCGCCGTCATCAATCACGAAGAGCAGTATTCCATCTGGCCGGCCGACCGGGAGCTGCCGTCAGGGTGGAGCGCCGTGGGTGAGGCGCAGCCGCGCGAAGCGTGCCTGGACTACATCGAGAAGGTGTGGACAGACATGCGTCCGCTGAGCCTGCGAAAAGCGCTCGGCGAAGCGTAA
- a CDS encoding thioesterase domain-containing protein — protein MDHQWRHRRISALWGDSLQAVQLVSLVRSRFGRHVSLAEFVRAPTVAHLVSLVEARPASWTPLVTLARNDGGAVLACIHPGGGGIQCYRSLADALGGGRTIHAVQSRRFAPDALPPHRSVEAMAMEYCAAIRAADEGAPLTLLGYCFGGMIAFEVATQLEAAGRRVERLVIIDGHPPGVDDGFVDQRHFIETQLSMVSLQTVGSDWLETVAALSPEEQAAAVAERIDWSRAEPGTEAMMRRAVLEVILTNVAKNAYRPSAMLQCKVDLLRIDDAGFHRDSNVVPDLGWQAFCARPVSVHWLAGEHNTLFDAEHIAPIVAHVQHVVPAMDGISDAVFVSGQPA, from the coding sequence GTGGATCACCAGTGGAGGCATCGTCGGATTTCCGCGCTCTGGGGGGATTCGCTGCAGGCGGTGCAGCTGGTCAGTCTGGTGCGCAGCCGGTTTGGCAGACATGTCAGCCTCGCCGAATTCGTGCGCGCACCGACCGTTGCTCATCTGGTGTCGCTGGTGGAGGCGCGGCCCGCTTCGTGGACGCCGTTGGTCACGTTGGCGCGCAACGATGGGGGGGCTGTGTTGGCCTGCATCCATCCGGGTGGTGGGGGAATCCAGTGCTATCGCTCGCTTGCGGATGCGCTGGGCGGCGGACGCACGATCCATGCGGTGCAGTCACGCCGCTTTGCGCCTGACGCATTGCCACCGCACCGCTCCGTCGAAGCGATGGCCATGGAATACTGCGCGGCCATTCGTGCGGCGGACGAGGGCGCACCGCTGACGCTGCTGGGCTACTGTTTCGGCGGCATGATCGCGTTCGAAGTGGCCACACAGCTGGAAGCCGCCGGCCGGCGCGTGGAGCGCCTGGTCATCATCGACGGTCATCCGCCGGGCGTGGATGACGGCTTTGTGGACCAGCGTCATTTTATCGAAACGCAATTGTCGATGGTCAGCTTGCAGACGGTCGGCAGCGACTGGCTCGAAACCGTTGCTGCGCTGAGCCCCGAGGAACAGGCGGCAGCCGTGGCGGAACGCATCGACTGGTCGCGCGCGGAGCCGGGTACCGAAGCGATGATGCGGCGCGCCGTACTGGAGGTGATACTGACCAACGTCGCGAAGAATGCCTACCGCCCGTCCGCCATGTTGCAGTGCAAGGTCGATTTGCTTCGCATCGACGATGCGGGTTTTCACCGCGACAGCAACGTGGTGCCCGACCTGGGCTGGCAGGCATTCTGCGCCAGACCGGTCAGCGTTCACTGGCTGGCCGGCGAACACAACACGCTGTTTGACGCGGAACACATCGCGCCCATCGTGGCGCACGTGCAACACGTGGTGCCGGCGATGGACGGAATTTCCGACGCCGTATTCGTTTCGGGTCAGCCCGCATGA
- a CDS encoding thioesterase II family protein, which translates to MTSSPFLVTPRPNPTARSRLVVFPYAGGGAAVFYHWLDRLPLDIELSIVRLPGRESLVDTAPFRDSQRAASHIADTLVSSDRRPVACFGHSLGALMAYETVRELRRRGGQLPYLLMLSGRSAAHVPMRREPVFNLPRTAFFAQLVAMGGMPEEMLALPELLEFVEPTLRADLAINDTYQHVIEPPLAVPFVTFAGRQDGDFPESDIARWAELTSLSFRQHAFDGGHFFINTHRDELLRWVVQHVAEYRPPLAGAAQELPELHFV; encoded by the coding sequence ATGACCTCCTCGCCATTCCTGGTGACGCCGCGACCCAACCCGACAGCCCGTAGCCGCCTGGTCGTGTTTCCTTATGCCGGCGGTGGCGCCGCGGTGTTCTATCACTGGCTCGATCGTCTGCCGCTGGACATCGAGCTGAGTATCGTCCGTCTGCCGGGTCGCGAATCGCTCGTGGATACGGCGCCATTTCGCGATTCGCAACGGGCGGCTTCCCACATCGCCGATACGCTGGTCTCATCCGATCGGCGTCCGGTTGCGTGTTTCGGGCACAGCCTCGGCGCGCTGATGGCCTATGAGACGGTGCGTGAACTGCGTCGGCGAGGCGGTCAATTGCCGTACCTGCTGATGCTGTCGGGCCGCTCGGCGGCGCACGTGCCGATGCGGCGCGAACCTGTCTTCAACTTGCCGCGCACGGCGTTCTTCGCGCAACTCGTGGCGATGGGGGGGATGCCCGAAGAAATGCTGGCATTGCCCGAACTGCTGGAGTTCGTCGAACCGACGCTGCGGGCGGATCTGGCGATCAACGACACCTACCAGCACGTCATCGAACCGCCACTGGCGGTGCCGTTTGTCACCTTTGCCGGCCGGCAGGACGGCGATTTTCCCGAAAGCGACATTGCACGCTGGGCCGAGCTGACCTCCCTGTCATTCCGGCAGCATGCCTTCGACGGCGGACACTTCTTCATCAACACGCATCGCGATGAACTCCTGCGTTGGGTTGTCCAGCATGTCGCGGAATATCGTCCGCCACTGGCTGGCGCTGCGCAGGAACTCCCGGAGTTGCATTTCGTATGA